A part of Scophthalmus maximus strain ysfricsl-2021 chromosome 20, ASM2237912v1, whole genome shotgun sequence genomic DNA contains:
- the rnf34b gene encoding E3 ubiquitin-protein ligase RNF34 isoform X3 gives MTKHQRCFSSSLLSEGVISSEDERGMSPLTSFTKKVACSFYHHVLTTFQAGASSMWASCCGLLNEVMGTGTVRAQQPGFGAGAGPFRFAPSAGYSTYPPTSSGSAGQLCKACGLAFSVFRRKHICCDCRKSFCALCSVLQENLRCCTTCHLLRGTAFQRPRLMQLRVKDLRQYLLLRNIPTDMCREKEDLVDLVLCHQGARETQRAVLEEDDEEEEDEDEEEEDTHEEEEEEEEEEGGDDTDSLHSHAASPRSATRSASEQSVLSASQGDVLSPSDSSGTTSQEHEDTPTASLLNLEPTENIIEVSPATQRRIRASLSDLDNEAAIENLSVRQLKEILARNFVNYSGCCEKWELLERVHRLYRENEQNRKSMENVSITAVVAYPPPLCNSGVGDGVKAQLAADENLCRICMDAIIDCVLLECGHMVTCTKCGKRMSECPICRQYVVRAVHVFKS, from the exons GtgtttcagcagcagccttCTCTCCGAGGGTGTAATTTCCTCCGAGGATGAGAGAGGCATGTCCCCCCTGACTTCATTCACTAAAAAAGTTGCCTGCAGTTTTTATCACCATGTGCTCACGACATTTCAG gCGGGGGCGTCGTCCATGTGGGCGTCATGCTGCGGGCTGCTGAACGAAGTGATGGGCACGGGCACAGTGCGGGCGCAGCAGCCAGGCTTTGGAGCAGGGGCGGGGCCCTTCCGCTTCGCCCCCAGCGCCGGCTACTCCACCTACCCACCCACCAGCTCAGGGAGCGCTGGGCAGCTGTGCAAGGCCTGCGGACTGGCCTTCTCCGTCTTCAGACGCAAG cacATCTGCTGCGACTGCAGGAAGAGTTTCTGCGCCCTGTGCTCGGTGCTGCAGGAGAACCTGCGCTGCTGCACAACCTGCCACCTGCTGCGCGGCACGGCTTTCCAGCGGCCGCGGCTCATGCAGCTCCGTGTGAAGGACCTGCGGCAGTACCTGCTGCTGCGCAACATCCCCACCGACATGTGCAGGGAGAAAGAGGACCTGGTGGACCTGGTGCTCTGTCATCAGGGAGCAAGGGAGACCCAGAGAGCGGTGTTggaagaggacgacgaggaggaggaggacgaagacgaggaagaggaggacacgcatgaggaggaagaggaagaggaggaggaggaagggggagatgACACAGACAGTCTGCACTCGCACGCTGCCTCGCCCCGCTCTGCCACGCGCTCCGCCTCTGAACAGTCAGTCCTCTCCGCCTCTCAGGGAGACGTGCTCAGCCCAAGTGACAGCTCAGGGACCACCAGCCAG GAGCACGAGGATACTCCAACAGCGTCCCTCTTGAACCTGGAGCCCACTGAAAATATCATAGag GTCAGCCCGGCGACACAGAGGAGGATCAGGGCGTCACTGTCCGATCTGGACAACGAAGCCGCGATAGAGAACCTCTCCGTCCGCCAGCTGAAAGAGATTCTCGCCAGGAACTTTGTCAATTACTCCGGCTGCTGCGAGAAGTGGGAGCTGCTGGAGCGAGTGCACCGACTCTACAGAGAGAACGAGCAGAACAGGAAATCCA tggaaaatgtgaGCATAACTGCAG TGGTTGCATatcctccacctctctgcaACAGTGGAGTTGGAg ATGGTGTCAAGGCTCAGCTGGCGGCCGACGAAAACTTGTGTCGCATCTGCATGGACGCCATCATCGACTGCGTGCTGCTGGAATGTGGTCACATGGTCACCTGCACCAAATGTGGCAAGAGGATGAGCGAGTGCCCCATCTGCAGGCAGTACGTGGTGCGGGCCGTGCATGTCTTCAAGTCTTAA
- the rnf34b gene encoding E3 ubiquitin-protein ligase RNF34 isoform X1: MSSLCASLAEADQWITTQVIMTKHQRLGNNRRHILSSLTSPSHPVSSVCSKEPWLPSRHLCSLSLARLVLGKHVRLILSGWALAVTSQAEYSDLKAGASSMWASCCGLLNEVMGTGTVRAQQPGFGAGAGPFRFAPSAGYSTYPPTSSGSAGQLCKACGLAFSVFRRKHICCDCRKSFCALCSVLQENLRCCTTCHLLRGTAFQRPRLMQLRVKDLRQYLLLRNIPTDMCREKEDLVDLVLCHQGARETQRAVLEEDDEEEEDEDEEEEDTHEEEEEEEEEEGGDDTDSLHSHAASPRSATRSASEQSVLSASQGDVLSPSDSSGTTSQEHEDTPTASLLNLEPTENIIEVSPATQRRIRASLSDLDNEAAIENLSVRQLKEILARNFVNYSGCCEKWELLERVHRLYRENEQNRKSMENVSITAVVAYPPPLCNSGVGDGVKAQLAADENLCRICMDAIIDCVLLECGHMVTCTKCGKRMSECPICRQYVVRAVHVFKS, translated from the exons GCTGGGGAACAACAGAAGACATATTCTCTCCTCGCTgacctccccctcccaccccgtCTCATCAGTATGCTCCAAGGAGCCGTGGCTCCCATCACGCCATCTTTGCTCCCTGTCTCTGGCCCGTCTCGTGCTCGGCAAACACGTCCGACTGATTCTCTCCGGGTGGGCTCTCGCCGTTACTTCACAGGCTGAATACTCTGACTTAAAG gCGGGGGCGTCGTCCATGTGGGCGTCATGCTGCGGGCTGCTGAACGAAGTGATGGGCACGGGCACAGTGCGGGCGCAGCAGCCAGGCTTTGGAGCAGGGGCGGGGCCCTTCCGCTTCGCCCCCAGCGCCGGCTACTCCACCTACCCACCCACCAGCTCAGGGAGCGCTGGGCAGCTGTGCAAGGCCTGCGGACTGGCCTTCTCCGTCTTCAGACGCAAG cacATCTGCTGCGACTGCAGGAAGAGTTTCTGCGCCCTGTGCTCGGTGCTGCAGGAGAACCTGCGCTGCTGCACAACCTGCCACCTGCTGCGCGGCACGGCTTTCCAGCGGCCGCGGCTCATGCAGCTCCGTGTGAAGGACCTGCGGCAGTACCTGCTGCTGCGCAACATCCCCACCGACATGTGCAGGGAGAAAGAGGACCTGGTGGACCTGGTGCTCTGTCATCAGGGAGCAAGGGAGACCCAGAGAGCGGTGTTggaagaggacgacgaggaggaggaggacgaagacgaggaagaggaggacacgcatgaggaggaagaggaagaggaggaggaggaagggggagatgACACAGACAGTCTGCACTCGCACGCTGCCTCGCCCCGCTCTGCCACGCGCTCCGCCTCTGAACAGTCAGTCCTCTCCGCCTCTCAGGGAGACGTGCTCAGCCCAAGTGACAGCTCAGGGACCACCAGCCAG GAGCACGAGGATACTCCAACAGCGTCCCTCTTGAACCTGGAGCCCACTGAAAATATCATAGag GTCAGCCCGGCGACACAGAGGAGGATCAGGGCGTCACTGTCCGATCTGGACAACGAAGCCGCGATAGAGAACCTCTCCGTCCGCCAGCTGAAAGAGATTCTCGCCAGGAACTTTGTCAATTACTCCGGCTGCTGCGAGAAGTGGGAGCTGCTGGAGCGAGTGCACCGACTCTACAGAGAGAACGAGCAGAACAGGAAATCCA tggaaaatgtgaGCATAACTGCAG TGGTTGCATatcctccacctctctgcaACAGTGGAGTTGGAg ATGGTGTCAAGGCTCAGCTGGCGGCCGACGAAAACTTGTGTCGCATCTGCATGGACGCCATCATCGACTGCGTGCTGCTGGAATGTGGTCACATGGTCACCTGCACCAAATGTGGCAAGAGGATGAGCGAGTGCCCCATCTGCAGGCAGTACGTGGTGCGGGCCGTGCATGTCTTCAAGTCTTAA
- the rnf34b gene encoding E3 ubiquitin-protein ligase RNF34 isoform X5, whose protein sequence is MDHNTSYHDKTSKAGASSMWASCCGLLNEVMGTGTVRAQQPGFGAGAGPFRFAPSAGYSTYPPTSSGSAGQLCKACGLAFSVFRRKHICCDCRKSFCALCSVLQENLRCCTTCHLLRGTAFQRPRLMQLRVKDLRQYLLLRNIPTDMCREKEDLVDLVLCHQGARETQRAVLEEDDEEEEDEDEEEEDTHEEEEEEEEEEGGDDTDSLHSHAASPRSATRSASEQSVLSASQGDVLSPSDSSGTTSQEHEDTPTASLLNLEPTENIIEVSPATQRRIRASLSDLDNEAAIENLSVRQLKEILARNFVNYSGCCEKWELLERVHRLYRENEQNRKSMENVSITAVVAYPPPLCNSGVGDGVKAQLAADENLCRICMDAIIDCVLLECGHMVTCTKCGKRMSECPICRQYVVRAVHVFKS, encoded by the exons gCGGGGGCGTCGTCCATGTGGGCGTCATGCTGCGGGCTGCTGAACGAAGTGATGGGCACGGGCACAGTGCGGGCGCAGCAGCCAGGCTTTGGAGCAGGGGCGGGGCCCTTCCGCTTCGCCCCCAGCGCCGGCTACTCCACCTACCCACCCACCAGCTCAGGGAGCGCTGGGCAGCTGTGCAAGGCCTGCGGACTGGCCTTCTCCGTCTTCAGACGCAAG cacATCTGCTGCGACTGCAGGAAGAGTTTCTGCGCCCTGTGCTCGGTGCTGCAGGAGAACCTGCGCTGCTGCACAACCTGCCACCTGCTGCGCGGCACGGCTTTCCAGCGGCCGCGGCTCATGCAGCTCCGTGTGAAGGACCTGCGGCAGTACCTGCTGCTGCGCAACATCCCCACCGACATGTGCAGGGAGAAAGAGGACCTGGTGGACCTGGTGCTCTGTCATCAGGGAGCAAGGGAGACCCAGAGAGCGGTGTTggaagaggacgacgaggaggaggaggacgaagacgaggaagaggaggacacgcatgaggaggaagaggaagaggaggaggaggaagggggagatgACACAGACAGTCTGCACTCGCACGCTGCCTCGCCCCGCTCTGCCACGCGCTCCGCCTCTGAACAGTCAGTCCTCTCCGCCTCTCAGGGAGACGTGCTCAGCCCAAGTGACAGCTCAGGGACCACCAGCCAG GAGCACGAGGATACTCCAACAGCGTCCCTCTTGAACCTGGAGCCCACTGAAAATATCATAGag GTCAGCCCGGCGACACAGAGGAGGATCAGGGCGTCACTGTCCGATCTGGACAACGAAGCCGCGATAGAGAACCTCTCCGTCCGCCAGCTGAAAGAGATTCTCGCCAGGAACTTTGTCAATTACTCCGGCTGCTGCGAGAAGTGGGAGCTGCTGGAGCGAGTGCACCGACTCTACAGAGAGAACGAGCAGAACAGGAAATCCA tggaaaatgtgaGCATAACTGCAG TGGTTGCATatcctccacctctctgcaACAGTGGAGTTGGAg ATGGTGTCAAGGCTCAGCTGGCGGCCGACGAAAACTTGTGTCGCATCTGCATGGACGCCATCATCGACTGCGTGCTGCTGGAATGTGGTCACATGGTCACCTGCACCAAATGTGGCAAGAGGATGAGCGAGTGCCCCATCTGCAGGCAGTACGTGGTGCGGGCCGTGCATGTCTTCAAGTCTTAA
- the rnf34b gene encoding E3 ubiquitin-protein ligase RNF34 isoform X6: MREAGASSMWASCCGLLNEVMGTGTVRAQQPGFGAGAGPFRFAPSAGYSTYPPTSSGSAGQLCKACGLAFSVFRRKHICCDCRKSFCALCSVLQENLRCCTTCHLLRGTAFQRPRLMQLRVKDLRQYLLLRNIPTDMCREKEDLVDLVLCHQGARETQRAVLEEDDEEEEDEDEEEEDTHEEEEEEEEEEGGDDTDSLHSHAASPRSATRSASEQSVLSASQGDVLSPSDSSGTTSQEHEDTPTASLLNLEPTENIIEVSPATQRRIRASLSDLDNEAAIENLSVRQLKEILARNFVNYSGCCEKWELLERVHRLYRENEQNRKSMENVSITAVVAYPPPLCNSGVGDGVKAQLAADENLCRICMDAIIDCVLLECGHMVTCTKCGKRMSECPICRQYVVRAVHVFKS; this comes from the exons ATGAGAGAG gCGGGGGCGTCGTCCATGTGGGCGTCATGCTGCGGGCTGCTGAACGAAGTGATGGGCACGGGCACAGTGCGGGCGCAGCAGCCAGGCTTTGGAGCAGGGGCGGGGCCCTTCCGCTTCGCCCCCAGCGCCGGCTACTCCACCTACCCACCCACCAGCTCAGGGAGCGCTGGGCAGCTGTGCAAGGCCTGCGGACTGGCCTTCTCCGTCTTCAGACGCAAG cacATCTGCTGCGACTGCAGGAAGAGTTTCTGCGCCCTGTGCTCGGTGCTGCAGGAGAACCTGCGCTGCTGCACAACCTGCCACCTGCTGCGCGGCACGGCTTTCCAGCGGCCGCGGCTCATGCAGCTCCGTGTGAAGGACCTGCGGCAGTACCTGCTGCTGCGCAACATCCCCACCGACATGTGCAGGGAGAAAGAGGACCTGGTGGACCTGGTGCTCTGTCATCAGGGAGCAAGGGAGACCCAGAGAGCGGTGTTggaagaggacgacgaggaggaggaggacgaagacgaggaagaggaggacacgcatgaggaggaagaggaagaggaggaggaggaagggggagatgACACAGACAGTCTGCACTCGCACGCTGCCTCGCCCCGCTCTGCCACGCGCTCCGCCTCTGAACAGTCAGTCCTCTCCGCCTCTCAGGGAGACGTGCTCAGCCCAAGTGACAGCTCAGGGACCACCAGCCAG GAGCACGAGGATACTCCAACAGCGTCCCTCTTGAACCTGGAGCCCACTGAAAATATCATAGag GTCAGCCCGGCGACACAGAGGAGGATCAGGGCGTCACTGTCCGATCTGGACAACGAAGCCGCGATAGAGAACCTCTCCGTCCGCCAGCTGAAAGAGATTCTCGCCAGGAACTTTGTCAATTACTCCGGCTGCTGCGAGAAGTGGGAGCTGCTGGAGCGAGTGCACCGACTCTACAGAGAGAACGAGCAGAACAGGAAATCCA tggaaaatgtgaGCATAACTGCAG TGGTTGCATatcctccacctctctgcaACAGTGGAGTTGGAg ATGGTGTCAAGGCTCAGCTGGCGGCCGACGAAAACTTGTGTCGCATCTGCATGGACGCCATCATCGACTGCGTGCTGCTGGAATGTGGTCACATGGTCACCTGCACCAAATGTGGCAAGAGGATGAGCGAGTGCCCCATCTGCAGGCAGTACGTGGTGCGGGCCGTGCATGTCTTCAAGTCTTAA
- the rnf34b gene encoding E3 ubiquitin-protein ligase RNF34 isoform X7 has protein sequence MKAGASSMWASCCGLLNEVMGTGTVRAQQPGFGAGAGPFRFAPSAGYSTYPPTSSGSAGQLCKACGLAFSVFRRKHICCDCRKSFCALCSVLQENLRCCTTCHLLRGTAFQRPRLMQLRVKDLRQYLLLRNIPTDMCREKEDLVDLVLCHQGARETQRAVLEEDDEEEEDEDEEEEDTHEEEEEEEEEEGGDDTDSLHSHAASPRSATRSASEQSVLSASQGDVLSPSDSSGTTSQEHEDTPTASLLNLEPTENIIEVSPATQRRIRASLSDLDNEAAIENLSVRQLKEILARNFVNYSGCCEKWELLERVHRLYRENEQNRKSMENVSITAVVAYPPPLCNSGVGDGVKAQLAADENLCRICMDAIIDCVLLECGHMVTCTKCGKRMSECPICRQYVVRAVHVFKS, from the exons ATGAAG gCGGGGGCGTCGTCCATGTGGGCGTCATGCTGCGGGCTGCTGAACGAAGTGATGGGCACGGGCACAGTGCGGGCGCAGCAGCCAGGCTTTGGAGCAGGGGCGGGGCCCTTCCGCTTCGCCCCCAGCGCCGGCTACTCCACCTACCCACCCACCAGCTCAGGGAGCGCTGGGCAGCTGTGCAAGGCCTGCGGACTGGCCTTCTCCGTCTTCAGACGCAAG cacATCTGCTGCGACTGCAGGAAGAGTTTCTGCGCCCTGTGCTCGGTGCTGCAGGAGAACCTGCGCTGCTGCACAACCTGCCACCTGCTGCGCGGCACGGCTTTCCAGCGGCCGCGGCTCATGCAGCTCCGTGTGAAGGACCTGCGGCAGTACCTGCTGCTGCGCAACATCCCCACCGACATGTGCAGGGAGAAAGAGGACCTGGTGGACCTGGTGCTCTGTCATCAGGGAGCAAGGGAGACCCAGAGAGCGGTGTTggaagaggacgacgaggaggaggaggacgaagacgaggaagaggaggacacgcatgaggaggaagaggaagaggaggaggaggaagggggagatgACACAGACAGTCTGCACTCGCACGCTGCCTCGCCCCGCTCTGCCACGCGCTCCGCCTCTGAACAGTCAGTCCTCTCCGCCTCTCAGGGAGACGTGCTCAGCCCAAGTGACAGCTCAGGGACCACCAGCCAG GAGCACGAGGATACTCCAACAGCGTCCCTCTTGAACCTGGAGCCCACTGAAAATATCATAGag GTCAGCCCGGCGACACAGAGGAGGATCAGGGCGTCACTGTCCGATCTGGACAACGAAGCCGCGATAGAGAACCTCTCCGTCCGCCAGCTGAAAGAGATTCTCGCCAGGAACTTTGTCAATTACTCCGGCTGCTGCGAGAAGTGGGAGCTGCTGGAGCGAGTGCACCGACTCTACAGAGAGAACGAGCAGAACAGGAAATCCA tggaaaatgtgaGCATAACTGCAG TGGTTGCATatcctccacctctctgcaACAGTGGAGTTGGAg ATGGTGTCAAGGCTCAGCTGGCGGCCGACGAAAACTTGTGTCGCATCTGCATGGACGCCATCATCGACTGCGTGCTGCTGGAATGTGGTCACATGGTCACCTGCACCAAATGTGGCAAGAGGATGAGCGAGTGCCCCATCTGCAGGCAGTACGTGGTGCGGGCCGTGCATGTCTTCAAGTCTTAA
- the rnf34b gene encoding E3 ubiquitin-protein ligase RNF34 isoform X4 gives MSPLTSFTKKVACSFYHHVLTTFQAGASSMWASCCGLLNEVMGTGTVRAQQPGFGAGAGPFRFAPSAGYSTYPPTSSGSAGQLCKACGLAFSVFRRKHICCDCRKSFCALCSVLQENLRCCTTCHLLRGTAFQRPRLMQLRVKDLRQYLLLRNIPTDMCREKEDLVDLVLCHQGARETQRAVLEEDDEEEEDEDEEEEDTHEEEEEEEEEEGGDDTDSLHSHAASPRSATRSASEQSVLSASQGDVLSPSDSSGTTSQEHEDTPTASLLNLEPTENIIEVSPATQRRIRASLSDLDNEAAIENLSVRQLKEILARNFVNYSGCCEKWELLERVHRLYRENEQNRKSMENVSITAVVAYPPPLCNSGVGDGVKAQLAADENLCRICMDAIIDCVLLECGHMVTCTKCGKRMSECPICRQYVVRAVHVFKS, from the exons ATGTCCCCCCTGACTTCATTCACTAAAAAAGTTGCCTGCAGTTTTTATCACCATGTGCTCACGACATTTCAG gCGGGGGCGTCGTCCATGTGGGCGTCATGCTGCGGGCTGCTGAACGAAGTGATGGGCACGGGCACAGTGCGGGCGCAGCAGCCAGGCTTTGGAGCAGGGGCGGGGCCCTTCCGCTTCGCCCCCAGCGCCGGCTACTCCACCTACCCACCCACCAGCTCAGGGAGCGCTGGGCAGCTGTGCAAGGCCTGCGGACTGGCCTTCTCCGTCTTCAGACGCAAG cacATCTGCTGCGACTGCAGGAAGAGTTTCTGCGCCCTGTGCTCGGTGCTGCAGGAGAACCTGCGCTGCTGCACAACCTGCCACCTGCTGCGCGGCACGGCTTTCCAGCGGCCGCGGCTCATGCAGCTCCGTGTGAAGGACCTGCGGCAGTACCTGCTGCTGCGCAACATCCCCACCGACATGTGCAGGGAGAAAGAGGACCTGGTGGACCTGGTGCTCTGTCATCAGGGAGCAAGGGAGACCCAGAGAGCGGTGTTggaagaggacgacgaggaggaggaggacgaagacgaggaagaggaggacacgcatgaggaggaagaggaagaggaggaggaggaagggggagatgACACAGACAGTCTGCACTCGCACGCTGCCTCGCCCCGCTCTGCCACGCGCTCCGCCTCTGAACAGTCAGTCCTCTCCGCCTCTCAGGGAGACGTGCTCAGCCCAAGTGACAGCTCAGGGACCACCAGCCAG GAGCACGAGGATACTCCAACAGCGTCCCTCTTGAACCTGGAGCCCACTGAAAATATCATAGag GTCAGCCCGGCGACACAGAGGAGGATCAGGGCGTCACTGTCCGATCTGGACAACGAAGCCGCGATAGAGAACCTCTCCGTCCGCCAGCTGAAAGAGATTCTCGCCAGGAACTTTGTCAATTACTCCGGCTGCTGCGAGAAGTGGGAGCTGCTGGAGCGAGTGCACCGACTCTACAGAGAGAACGAGCAGAACAGGAAATCCA tggaaaatgtgaGCATAACTGCAG TGGTTGCATatcctccacctctctgcaACAGTGGAGTTGGAg ATGGTGTCAAGGCTCAGCTGGCGGCCGACGAAAACTTGTGTCGCATCTGCATGGACGCCATCATCGACTGCGTGCTGCTGGAATGTGGTCACATGGTCACCTGCACCAAATGTGGCAAGAGGATGAGCGAGTGCCCCATCTGCAGGCAGTACGTGGTGCGGGCCGTGCATGTCTTCAAGTCTTAA
- the rnf34b gene encoding E3 ubiquitin-protein ligase RNF34 isoform X2, with protein sequence MTKHQRLGNNRRHILSSLTSPSHPVSSVCSKEPWLPSRHLCSLSLARLVLGKHVRLILSGWALAVTSQAEYSDLKAGASSMWASCCGLLNEVMGTGTVRAQQPGFGAGAGPFRFAPSAGYSTYPPTSSGSAGQLCKACGLAFSVFRRKHICCDCRKSFCALCSVLQENLRCCTTCHLLRGTAFQRPRLMQLRVKDLRQYLLLRNIPTDMCREKEDLVDLVLCHQGARETQRAVLEEDDEEEEDEDEEEEDTHEEEEEEEEEEGGDDTDSLHSHAASPRSATRSASEQSVLSASQGDVLSPSDSSGTTSQEHEDTPTASLLNLEPTENIIEVSPATQRRIRASLSDLDNEAAIENLSVRQLKEILARNFVNYSGCCEKWELLERVHRLYRENEQNRKSMENVSITADGVKAQLAADENLCRICMDAIIDCVLLECGHMVTCTKCGKRMSECPICRQYVVRAVHVFKS encoded by the exons GCTGGGGAACAACAGAAGACATATTCTCTCCTCGCTgacctccccctcccaccccgtCTCATCAGTATGCTCCAAGGAGCCGTGGCTCCCATCACGCCATCTTTGCTCCCTGTCTCTGGCCCGTCTCGTGCTCGGCAAACACGTCCGACTGATTCTCTCCGGGTGGGCTCTCGCCGTTACTTCACAGGCTGAATACTCTGACTTAAAG gCGGGGGCGTCGTCCATGTGGGCGTCATGCTGCGGGCTGCTGAACGAAGTGATGGGCACGGGCACAGTGCGGGCGCAGCAGCCAGGCTTTGGAGCAGGGGCGGGGCCCTTCCGCTTCGCCCCCAGCGCCGGCTACTCCACCTACCCACCCACCAGCTCAGGGAGCGCTGGGCAGCTGTGCAAGGCCTGCGGACTGGCCTTCTCCGTCTTCAGACGCAAG cacATCTGCTGCGACTGCAGGAAGAGTTTCTGCGCCCTGTGCTCGGTGCTGCAGGAGAACCTGCGCTGCTGCACAACCTGCCACCTGCTGCGCGGCACGGCTTTCCAGCGGCCGCGGCTCATGCAGCTCCGTGTGAAGGACCTGCGGCAGTACCTGCTGCTGCGCAACATCCCCACCGACATGTGCAGGGAGAAAGAGGACCTGGTGGACCTGGTGCTCTGTCATCAGGGAGCAAGGGAGACCCAGAGAGCGGTGTTggaagaggacgacgaggaggaggaggacgaagacgaggaagaggaggacacgcatgaggaggaagaggaagaggaggaggaggaagggggagatgACACAGACAGTCTGCACTCGCACGCTGCCTCGCCCCGCTCTGCCACGCGCTCCGCCTCTGAACAGTCAGTCCTCTCCGCCTCTCAGGGAGACGTGCTCAGCCCAAGTGACAGCTCAGGGACCACCAGCCAG GAGCACGAGGATACTCCAACAGCGTCCCTCTTGAACCTGGAGCCCACTGAAAATATCATAGag GTCAGCCCGGCGACACAGAGGAGGATCAGGGCGTCACTGTCCGATCTGGACAACGAAGCCGCGATAGAGAACCTCTCCGTCCGCCAGCTGAAAGAGATTCTCGCCAGGAACTTTGTCAATTACTCCGGCTGCTGCGAGAAGTGGGAGCTGCTGGAGCGAGTGCACCGACTCTACAGAGAGAACGAGCAGAACAGGAAATCCA tggaaaatgtgaGCATAACTGCAG ATGGTGTCAAGGCTCAGCTGGCGGCCGACGAAAACTTGTGTCGCATCTGCATGGACGCCATCATCGACTGCGTGCTGCTGGAATGTGGTCACATGGTCACCTGCACCAAATGTGGCAAGAGGATGAGCGAGTGCCCCATCTGCAGGCAGTACGTGGTGCGGGCCGTGCATGTCTTCAAGTCTTAA